One region of Papaver somniferum cultivar HN1 unplaced genomic scaffold, ASM357369v1 unplaced-scaffold_131, whole genome shotgun sequence genomic DNA includes:
- the LOC113332511 gene encoding ankyrin repeat domain-containing protein 2A-like isoform X2 — translation MIKLTRVSGKDGSAKEEFLNVHNYVRIDSPEDLKRALAAGADKEDKDSIGRTPLHNACSLGKVKCAQVLLEAGAAVDALDISKSTALHYAVGCGYQECVQLLLDNAISKTRKARQHSMLPSSSTARRS, via the exons ATGATAAAGTTAACAAGAGTTTCAGGAAAAGATGGAAGTGCTAAGGAGGAGTTTCTGAATGTTCATAACTATGTCAGAATCGATAGTCCTGAG GATTTGAAAAGGGCACTTGCAGCCGGAGCTGATAAAGAGGACAAAGATTCCATTGGAAGGACACCTTTGCATAATGCGTGCTCACTTGGTAAG GTGAAGTGTGCTCAGGTCCTCCTCGAGGCTGGAGCAGCAGTGGATGCTCTGGATATTAGCAAAAGTACTGCTCTTCATTACGCTGTTGGTTGTGGATATCAAGAGTGTGTGCAACTGCTTTTGGATAACG CAATCTCCAAAACTCGGAAGGCAAGACAGCATTCGATGTTGCCAAGCAGTTCAACCGCCAGGAGATCCTGA
- the LOC113332511 gene encoding ankyrin repeat domain-containing protein 2A-like isoform X1 produces the protein MIKLTRVSGKDGSAKEEFLNVHNYVRIDSPEDLKRALAAGADKEDKDSIGRTPLHNACSLGKVKCAQVLLEAGAAVDALDISKSTALHYAVGCGYQECVQLLLDNGADVNLQNSEGKTAFDVAKQFNRQEILKLLEKYAPA, from the exons ATGATAAAGTTAACAAGAGTTTCAGGAAAAGATGGAAGTGCTAAGGAGGAGTTTCTGAATGTTCATAACTATGTCAGAATCGATAGTCCTGAG GATTTGAAAAGGGCACTTGCAGCCGGAGCTGATAAAGAGGACAAAGATTCCATTGGAAGGACACCTTTGCATAATGCGTGCTCACTTGGTAAG GTGAAGTGTGCTCAGGTCCTCCTCGAGGCTGGAGCAGCAGTGGATGCTCTGGATATTAGCAAAAGTACTGCTCTTCATTACGCTGTTGGTTGTGGATATCAAGAGTGTGTGCAACTGCTTTTGGATAACGGTGCTGATGT CAATCTCCAAAACTCGGAAGGCAAGACAGCATTCGATGTTGCCAAGCAGTTCAACCGCCAGGAGATCCTGAAGCTGCTTGAAAAGTATGCTCCTGCTTAA
- the LOC113332321 gene encoding senescence/dehydration-associated protein At4g35985, chloroplastic-like has translation MSASIRSKSLPSSNKTSPENAFEPSPVTTILDEALVLQIPGCTVNLVEEGQAVEIAKEYFNLVKHSDENVPSVILVKVGDELQWPLAKDEPVVKLDALDYLFSLQMEDMNLSYGVSFSQQSDVSGLTDLDSFLKEHSCFSGVSSPSTSGTTSDARALNWAELAPRIKYYDAVLEKAIPSRSHEIVKGIFKLSNVCTKQVQKGGAMVITETENNKSNKKTTDGTKKSALLKGLERVRTFSDMTEKSSTTVLTIVEMGTESAVGPISSHAEKQILATVPGKVLLDSLGTFGRHIDAAEVAEKQALSAASKAAAKMVSNRFKFPLILQLILAILVLINIFGESAGEATEDIFAIAGHTASTAFNIVKIQGAIDPVSSVSTTMAKNAIMKNL, from the exons ATGTCTGCCAGTATTCGTAGTAAAAGTCTACCATCTTCAAACAAAACCTCACCTGAAAATGCATTTGAACCATCCCCAGTTACCACAATACTCGATGAAGCGTTGGTGTTGCAAATCCCCGGATGTACAGTAAATTTGGTTGAAGAAGGACAAGCTGTAGAAATAGCCAAAGAATACTTCAATCTCGTTAAGCACTCTGACGAGAATGTACCTTCAGTTATCTTAGTTAAGGTTGGTGATGAACTTCAATGGCCTTTAGCGAAAGATGAACCAGTGGTGAAACTTGATGCGCTTGATTACTTATTTTCGTTGCAGATGGAAGATATGAATCTTAGCTAtggtgtttctttctctcaacaATCCGACGTTAGTGGTTTGACTGATCTTGATTCATTTCTTAAAGAACACTCTTGCTTCTCTGGGGTTTCTTCTCCCAGTACTTCTGGAACTACTTCTGATGCTCGAGCTCTTAATTGGGCTGAGCTTGCACCAAGGATTAAATATTACGACGCAGTCCTGGAAAAAGCAATACCAAGCAGATCCCATGAAATTGTTAAAGGGATTTTCAAGTTGAGCAATGTCTGCACCAAACAG GTTCAAAAGGGAGGAGCAATGGTTATAACCGAAACCGAAAACAACAAGAGCAACAAGAAAACCACAGATGGTACGAAGAAGAGTGCACTCCTTAAGGGTTTAGAAAG GGTCAGGACATTTTCAGATATGACAGAGAAAAGTAGCACGACTGTACTTACAATCGTCGAGATGGGCACTGAATCAGCAGTAGGACCAATCAGCTCCCATGCAGAGAAACAAATTCTAGCCACGGTACCTGGAAAGGTCCTCTTGGATTCTCTCGGTACTTTCG GCAGGCATATTGATGCAGCTGAAGTTGCCGAAAAACAAGCGCTTTCTGCTGCATCCAAAGCTGCAGCCAAAATGGTCAGCAATAG ATTTAAATTTCCCCTAATTCTTCAACTTATTTTGGCTATTTTGGTTCTTATAAACATATTTGGAGAAAGTGCAGGGGAGGCAACAGAAGACATATTTGCTATTGCAGGGCATACTGCAAGCACTGCTTTCAACATTGTAAAAATCCAAGGCGCAATCGACCCAGTATCCTCTGTTTCTACGACAATGGCGAAGAATGCAATAATGAAGAACCTTTGA